The Amycolatopsis sp. QT-25 genomic sequence ACCGGCATCTCCGACGCCGTCCCGGCGTTGATGGCCGGAAACGCGGTGGTGCTGAAACCCGACAACAAGACCGCGCTCTCCCCGCTCTACGGCGTGGAGCTGCTGGAGCAGGCCGGACTGCCGAAGGGCTTGTTCCAGGTGGTGTGCGGTGAGGGTCCGGACGTCGGCCCCACTCTGGTCGATCAGGCGAACTACGTGATGTTCACCGGTTCCACCGCCACCGGCCGGGTGATCGGCGAACGGGCGGGCCGCAACCTCATCGGCTGCTGTCTCGAACTCGGCGGCAAGAATCCGATGATCGTGCTCGAGGACGCCGACCTGGCCGAGGCCGTGCGGGGCGCGATCTTCGGCGCTTTCGGCAACACCGGGCAGATCTGCATGCACATCGAGCGGATCTACCTGCCGGAGTCCCGGTACGAAGAGTTCAAGAACGCGTACGTGGCCAAGACCAAGGCGCTCGACGTCCGCGCCGCCTACGACTTCGGGCCCGACATGGGCTCCCTCGTCTCCGCCGACCACCTGAGCCGGGTCAAGGCGCACGTCGACGACGCCGTCGCGAAGGGCGCGACCGTCCTTTGTGGAGGAAAGCCGCGACCCGACCTCGGCCCGGCGTTCTTCGAACCGACGATTCTCGAAGGCGTCACGAAGGACATGCTCTGCGGCGTCACCGAAACCTTCGGACCCGTGGTGGCACTGCACGAGTACCGCACGATCGACGAGGCTGTCGCGTTCGCCAACGACACCGAGTACGGCCTCAACGCCTCCGTCTGGGGCGGTGACGTCGGCGCCGCGCGTGCCGTGGCCGCGCGGATCGAATCCGGCAACGTCAACATCAACGACATCCTCGCCACCGCGTACGCCGCGAAGGGGACACCGTCCGGCGGCGTCAAGAATTCTGGCGTCGGCGCCCGCCACGGGGACCAGGGCCTGCTCAAGTACACCGACGTGAAGAACGTGGCGGTGCTCAAGAAACAGGTCATGGGTCCCCGCGGCGGCCAGACCTACGAGAAGTACGTCGAGGGGATGCTGTCGGGGCTGAAACTCCTGCGGCGCCTGCGTATCCGCTAGACCGTGGCCGGGGAGTCGGTGTGCTGCGGCGCGGCCAGCACACAGGCGATGCTGAGCACGCACATGCCGATCAGCAGGCCGATCGCCGGCCAGACACTGCCCGTCGCCTGGAACAACAGGGTCGACACCAACGGCGACAAGCCGCCGAAAAGCGCGCCTGCCAGTTGGTAGGACAGCGAGATGCTGGTGTACCGCGCCCGCGGGAGGAACATCTGCGACAGGATGGCGGCGATCGGGCTGTAGGTCGCCGTCATCGCGAGGCGCATCGCCACGAACGCCGCGATGATCAGCGCCGCGTTCCTGGTCGAGAGCACCAGGAACTGCGGGGCCGCGAGCACGGCGACGCCGACCAGGCCGAACACGACCACCCGCACCCGGCCGAAGCGATCGCCGAGCCAGGCCGCGCCGAAGGTGACGACCAGTTCGACGAACGCGGCGATGGTCAGCGCGTTGAGCACGAGCGATTCCGAGACGCCGACGGCCGGATCGGTCGCGTACGCCGTCGCGAAGGTGGTGACGAGGTAATAGCCGCCGACAGCGACCGGCAGCACGCAGATGCCCAGCAGGATCGGCCTCCAATTCGTCCGGACGGCGTACAGGACGGGGACGCCGGGTTCTTCGGCGGTTTCCTCGAAGACCGGTGACTCCTCGACCTTCAGCCGCACGACGAGGCCGACGCCGATGAGCAGCACGGACGCGAAGAACGGGATCCGCCAGCCCCACGTGGTGAGCCATTCGGTGCCGCCGATGCTCAGGAGACCGAACAGTCCGGTGGCCAGCAGCGCGCCCGCCGGGTTTCCCGCCTGGGCGAAGGCGCCGTAGAAGGTCTTCTTGCCCGGCGGCGCGTGTTCGACGGCCATGAGCACGGCGCCGCCCCACTCGCCGCCGACGGCCAGCCCTTGGACGAACCTGAGCACCACGAGCAGAATGGGCGCCCACGTGCCGATCTGGGCGTAGCCGGGCAGGCAGCCGACGAGGAACGTCGCCGCGCCCATCATGGTCAGCGTCACCACGAGCGCGGTCTTGCGGCCGACCCGGTCACCGACGTGCCCGAACACGATGCCGCCGAGCGGCCGGGCGAAGAACCCGACCGCGTAGGTGGCGAAGGCCGCCGCGACCCCGGTCAGCCGGTCGCCGGTTTCGGGGAAGAACACGGTGCCGAAGACCAGGCTCGCCGCCGTGGCGTAGATGTAGAAGTCGTACCACTCGATCGTGGTACCGACGAAGGCCGCGAGCCCGGCCCGGCGGGCTCGGCGGAGCGACGGGGTGCCGGTCTGGACGGTCATCGGGCCACCTCGCCGTCGATCCAGGTTTCCAGCACGCGGACACCGGCGATCCTGTCGGGATCGCAGGTGAGGGGATTCTCGCCGAGCAGCACGAAATCGGCGCGTTTGCCGGGGGTGATGGAGCCGAGGTCGCGCTCACGGCCGAGCACCCTGGCACCGGCGATCGTGTGGGCGGCGACGGCCGACCGGACGTCGATCAGCAGTTCGTCGCCGCCGAGCCGGTGACCGCGGCGGGTCGTCCTGGTCACCGCGGTCTGGATGGCTTCGAGCGGGTTCGGTTCCGCGACCGGGGCGTCCGAGCTCAGCGTGATCGGGACACCCGCCGCCTGGAACTCGCCGAGGGGGTTGAAGCGCTCGCCGGGGGTGCCCACGGCGTCCGTGACGCCTTCGCCCCAGTTGTAGTAGTGCTGTGGTTGATTGACCGGATGGACGCCGAGCGTGGCCATTCGCCGGATCTGCTCCGGTGACGGCAGCCCGCAATGCTCGATGCGGTGACGGGCGTCGGGCCGGGGATTTCGCCGCTGCGCGTCCTCGATGGCGTCGAGCACCATGACGATCGCGTCGGGGGACTGGGCGTGGGTCGCGGTCTGGAGCCCGGCCTCGTGTGCCTTGCCGATCAGCGCGGCGTAGTCCTTCGGGTCGTGGTAGAGCTGCCCGGTGCGGCACGGGTCGCCGACGTAGCCGTCCGGGAAGTACGCGGTCCAGCCGCCGAGCGTGCCGTCGGCGTAGAACTTGATCCCCGCGAACGCGAGGCGCGGGGTGCCGAAAGCGCCGTGCAGCCCCATTTCCAAAGCCTGGTCCAGCAGATGCGACAGCAGGTACAGGTGCACCCGGGTCTTGAGCTGCCCGGCTTCGTCCAGCCGCAGGTACAGGTCGAATTCGCGGCGCGTCACCTGGGCGTCGCCGATCGCGGTCACGCCCGCGGCGAGGAACTTCTCCTGCGCGGCGGCCAGCTGCCTCGCGTGCTCCTCCGGCTCGTCCTCGAGATGGAAGTTCGGCCCGTGCCGCCCGACCTTCACCCCGGTGACACCGGTGAGGATGTTGCACGCCGCGTCCGAGAGCTCGCCGGTGAGCTCGCCGCGCTGGTCACGGAAGAACACCCCGCCGTCGGGATCCGGGGTGTCGCGGGTGACACCGTTGCGCCGCAACGTGAAGCCGTTGACCACGCCGCCGTGCCCACTGGCGTTCATGAGATAGACCTCGCGGTCTTCGGCGACCGCGTCGAGTTCCTCCTTGCGGGGATGCCGTTTTTCGGCGAGGTTGCGGTGTTCGTAGCCGTAACCGCGGACGGGCTTGCCCGACGGGGTGTTTTCGGCCGCTTCGCGCAGCAGCGCGACGATCTCGGAAATGGTCGACGCGCGCTCGGGGCCGCAGTCCACCCAGGTCATCATCTGCCCGTACATCAGGGGATGCGCGTGCGGGTCGATGAAACCCGGAAGGAGCGTTCCCGGCAGCCGTCGCACTTCCGGCTCCGGACGGCCGAGGCTCGCGGCGCGGGCCCGGCACTCGTTCACGGAGCCGACCGCGGCGATCTCCTCGCCGAACACGAGCACCGCTTCGGCGCCTTCGGTGGCGTCGTCGACGGTCACCAGCTCATCCGGAAGCAGGATCGTCGCTCTCGCGTCGAGGACTGAACGATCGAGGGGCAACAGACGCATCGCGCGGACTCCAGGGGTTCGTCGGTGAAGTGGGGCGAAGGTAAGCGACGAAAACCTCGAACGCAATCAGATCGGTCGTGCACGGACGGTGTTCACGATCGATACGTCGGTGATGGGGTGCAGAACGTGCAATCCTTGTCGTCCGTAAGCGGTTTTTGTCGATGATATGGTGCTGCGGCTCGGCGGAAATTCAGCAGAGGAGAAATCGTCGTGGACGACGCGTTGATCGCGGCTTTGCGCGCGGACGGCCGGATGAGCGTGGCCGAGCTGGCCCATCGCGTCGGTGCGTCGCGGTCGGCCGTGTCGGCGCGGCTGGAGCAGCTGAAGGCAGACGGTTCACTCAGCGTCGTCGCGGCGGTCCATCCCGAGTTCCTCGGCCTGACCGCGTACGCGCATCTGGCGATCCGTACGTCCGGCCGGTCGCAGGCGACGACGGACGCCATCGCGGCGCTGCCGGCCGCGGCGTTCGTCTCCGCGGTGAGCGGGGAGTACCAGACCGTCGCCGAGCTGCGGCTGCCTGATCCCTCGGAGCTCTACCGCACGGTGGCGGACATCCGGGGCCTGCCGGAGGTGGAACAGGTCAACACGCTCGTCTACGTGGACGTGGTCAAGGGCCTGTTCATGCCCGGCCGTCCATTGCCGCCCTGGTTGCGGCTCGACGACCGCGACCTCGCGATCCTGCTGCGGTTGCAGGCCGATGGGCGAGAAAGCTACGCGCGCATCGCCGAACACGTCGGGCTGTCACCGTCGGCCACGCGCACCCGGGTGCGCTTCCTCGTGGAACACGACGTCATGCGGATCGCGCCGGTGCTCAGCCGCGCCCGGCCGGACGCCGGTCTGGTCTGCGGGCTCGGCCTGAACGTGCGTGGCGCCGGGGAGTCCGTGACGGCGGCGCTCGCCGCACGCGACGACACCGAATTCCTCGCCAGGACCATCGGCCGGTTCGACGTCGTCGCCACCATCGCGGCGCAGTCCGCCCGCGACCTCGACCGGGCGCTGGAGGAGATCAGCGGCAGACCCGACGTCGTGTCCGCGGAGACGTGGGTCCACCTGCGCATTGCCAAGGAACGCTACGAGTGGCCGCTGCCGACGGCGGAAGAACTCGCGCGGCGTTAGTCGTCGTCCCG encodes the following:
- a CDS encoding succinic semialdehyde dehydrogenase, which codes for MTVTPLALTRPASVTDAFLRRLAARVPGSSGATWKLTEVYTGDVLVELPQSTPSDIEQAFVTARAAQEKWAATPVKRRLEVFNRAHTLIVDNAPAVADLIQVESGKNRRMAIEETCDPAMVMSHYLTRAAKLLTPAHRGGPIPFLTTSTEIRRPKGVVGIIAPWNFPFATGISDAVPALMAGNAVVLKPDNKTALSPLYGVELLEQAGLPKGLFQVVCGEGPDVGPTLVDQANYVMFTGSTATGRVIGERAGRNLIGCCLELGGKNPMIVLEDADLAEAVRGAIFGAFGNTGQICMHIERIYLPESRYEEFKNAYVAKTKALDVRAAYDFGPDMGSLVSADHLSRVKAHVDDAVAKGATVLCGGKPRPDLGPAFFEPTILEGVTKDMLCGVTETFGPVVALHEYRTIDEAVAFANDTEYGLNASVWGGDVGAARAVAARIESGNVNINDILATAYAAKGTPSGGVKNSGVGARHGDQGLLKYTDVKNVAVLKKQVMGPRGGQTYEKYVEGMLSGLKLLRRLRIR
- a CDS encoding MFS transporter produces the protein MTVQTGTPSLRRARRAGLAAFVGTTIEWYDFYIYATAASLVFGTVFFPETGDRLTGVAAAFATYAVGFFARPLGGIVFGHVGDRVGRKTALVVTLTMMGAATFLVGCLPGYAQIGTWAPILLVVLRFVQGLAVGGEWGGAVLMAVEHAPPGKKTFYGAFAQAGNPAGALLATGLFGLLSIGGTEWLTTWGWRIPFFASVLLIGVGLVVRLKVEESPVFEETAEEPGVPVLYAVRTNWRPILLGICVLPVAVGGYYLVTTFATAYATDPAVGVSESLVLNALTIAAFVELVVTFGAAWLGDRFGRVRVVVFGLVGVAVLAAPQFLVLSTRNAALIIAAFVAMRLAMTATYSPIAAILSQMFLPRARYTSISLSYQLAGALFGGLSPLVSTLLFQATGSVWPAIGLLIGMCVLSIACVLAAPQHTDSPATV
- a CDS encoding amidohydrolase translates to MRLLPLDRSVLDARATILLPDELVTVDDATEGAEAVLVFGEEIAAVGSVNECRARAASLGRPEPEVRRLPGTLLPGFIDPHAHPLMYGQMMTWVDCGPERASTISEIVALLREAAENTPSGKPVRGYGYEHRNLAEKRHPRKEELDAVAEDREVYLMNASGHGGVVNGFTLRRNGVTRDTPDPDGGVFFRDQRGELTGELSDAACNILTGVTGVKVGRHGPNFHLEDEPEEHARQLAAAQEKFLAAGVTAIGDAQVTRREFDLYLRLDEAGQLKTRVHLYLLSHLLDQALEMGLHGAFGTPRLAFAGIKFYADGTLGGWTAYFPDGYVGDPCRTGQLYHDPKDYAALIGKAHEAGLQTATHAQSPDAIVMVLDAIEDAQRRNPRPDARHRIEHCGLPSPEQIRRMATLGVHPVNQPQHYYNWGEGVTDAVGTPGERFNPLGEFQAAGVPITLSSDAPVAEPNPLEAIQTAVTRTTRRGHRLGGDELLIDVRSAVAAHTIAGARVLGRERDLGSITPGKRADFVLLGENPLTCDPDRIAGVRVLETWIDGEVAR
- a CDS encoding Lrp/AsnC family transcriptional regulator; protein product: MDDALIAALRADGRMSVAELAHRVGASRSAVSARLEQLKADGSLSVVAAVHPEFLGLTAYAHLAIRTSGRSQATTDAIAALPAAAFVSAVSGEYQTVAELRLPDPSELYRTVADIRGLPEVEQVNTLVYVDVVKGLFMPGRPLPPWLRLDDRDLAILLRLQADGRESYARIAEHVGLSPSATRTRVRFLVEHDVMRIAPVLSRARPDAGLVCGLGLNVRGAGESVTAALAARDDTEFLARTIGRFDVVATIAAQSARDLDRALEEISGRPDVVSAETWVHLRIAKERYEWPLPTAEELARR